TGAAATTTGTATTCCAATGTACGGTAGATTAATTCACGACATTGAAGGAAATACATTTAATTCAAATTATTCTGGTAGAGAAGGTGAGTATATTAATTCTATTTCTCGTCAAGATTTGAATTCTCTCTTATTGGATGAAGCAGAGAAACTTGAAAATGTGAAAATTCATTTCAACAGTAAATGTTTATCTATTGATATTGAAAAAACTATTGCTTATTTTAAAAGTTATGAAACTCAAGAAGAGTTTTCTGTAGATGCTGATGTTATTTTTGGTGCGGATGGAGCAGGTTCTATTCTTAGAAAAAGTTATTATTTAGAGCGTAAGTTTTTATTTAGTTATAGTCAAGAATACTTAACTCATGGATATAAGGAATTAGAAATTCCAGCTAGTGAAAATGGAAGTCATTTAATTAGTAAAGACCATTTACATATTTGGCCAAGAGGAAAGTATATGCTAATTGCTCTACCAAATTTAGATGGTAGTTTTACAGTTACTTTATTCTTAAGTTACGAGGATGGAGAGTATAACTTCGAAAACTTGACTACAGAAGAAAAAGTAACAGAGTTTTTCGAAACTCAATTCCCAGATGCTTTAGCGCTAATTCCAAATATAAAAGATGAGTTTTTTAATAATCCAACTGGTCCTTTAGGAACTGTAAAATGTTCTCCTTGGGTTTATGAAAATAAAACCTTATTAATAGGAGATGCTGCTCATGCTATTGTACCATTTTATGGACAAGGGATGAATGCTTCATTTGAAGATGTTGGTGTTTTTGATGCTATTTTAGATGAGGTTGATAGTAATTGGGAAACTGTTTTCAAAACCTACCAGAAAACTAGAAAAAAAGATACTGACGCCATTGCAGATCTTGCAATTGATAATTATTATGAAATGAGAGATCATGTGGCAAACCCATTATTCAAGCAAAAGAGAAAAATAGAAATGGATTTAGAGAAAAACTTCCCAACAGAATATTTTTCTAAGTATTCATTAGTAACTTTTAATGAGAATATTGGATATAATGAAGCTTTAAAAAGAGGTAGAGCACAAGATAAAGCTTTACTTAACTTAATTGCAGATGAAGCTGTTTCTACTTCTGAAAATATGACATTTGAAGAGTTGAAAAACATACTTGAAAAAGTTCAGGAAGAAACAAATGATATTTTAGAAGAAGATAGAGTTGCAGGGTTAAAGTAATGAACACATATATTGTTTTACTTAGAGGAGTTAATGTTTCAGGTAAGAATAAATTACCTATGAAAGATTTCAGAATAGTTTTGGAAAAATTAAACTATTCTAACGTTTCCACTTATATACAAAGTGGAAATATTCTTTTACAATCGAATGAATCCAAAGAAGAAGTTATCAATAAGATTCATAATGAAATAAAAACTGAATTTAATTTCGAAATTCCTGTTATAATTAGAACTCCTGAAGAATGGAAAAAAACTATTGATAATTATCCCTTTTCTACCGAAAATGATAAAATAGTAGCTTTTAGTTTTTTAGATTCTCATGTTTCTCAAAATGAAATCGAAGTAAAAGGAATAAATGAGGATAAATATCAAATAAGTAATGATATTGTTTATTTGTATTGTCCTTCTGGTTTTGGTAAGACCAAATTAACAAACAATACAATAGAGAAAAAATTAAAGGTTAACGCAACAACTCGTAATTTAAAAACGACACTAAAGTTGTGGGAACTTTCAAAAGAACTTAACTAATGGAGAAAAAAGTAACACCAAGAGGGGCGTATCCTCATGTAAAAGTTGTCGGCGATTTTATTTTTGTTTCAGGAACTAGCTCAAGAAGACCAGATAATACTATTGCTGGAGTTGAGTTAATTGATGAAATGAATACTAAAAAGTTGGATATTGAAATTCAAACAAGAGAGGTGTTAAAAAACATTGATCGTAATC
This genomic window from Tenacibaculum sp. 190524A05c contains:
- a CDS encoding NAD(P)/FAD-dependent oxidoreductase, with product MNKQDKIVIVGAGLCGSLLALRLAQRGFQVEVYESRPDLRKVDISAGRSINLALSDRGFKALRLAGVEEKAREICIPMYGRLIHDIEGNTFNSNYSGREGEYINSISRQDLNSLLLDEAEKLENVKIHFNSKCLSIDIEKTIAYFKSYETQEEFSVDADVIFGADGAGSILRKSYYLERKFLFSYSQEYLTHGYKELEIPASENGSHLISKDHLHIWPRGKYMLIALPNLDGSFTVTLFLSYEDGEYNFENLTTEEKVTEFFETQFPDALALIPNIKDEFFNNPTGPLGTVKCSPWVYENKTLLIGDAAHAIVPFYGQGMNASFEDVGVFDAILDEVDSNWETVFKTYQKTRKKDTDAIADLAIDNYYEMRDHVANPLFKQKRKIEMDLEKNFPTEYFSKYSLVTFNENIGYNEALKRGRAQDKALLNLIADEAVSTSENMTFEELKNILEKVQEETNDILEEDRVAGLK
- a CDS encoding DUF1697 domain-containing protein, translated to MNTYIVLLRGVNVSGKNKLPMKDFRIVLEKLNYSNVSTYIQSGNILLQSNESKEEVINKIHNEIKTEFNFEIPVIIRTPEEWKKTIDNYPFSTENDKIVAFSFLDSHVSQNEIEVKGINEDKYQISNDIVYLYCPSGFGKTKLTNNTIEKKLKVNATTRNLKTTLKLWELSKELN